In Plantibacter sp. PA-3-X8, one DNA window encodes the following:
- a CDS encoding VOC family protein: MVTYTDVFSGFSVDDIDAARAFYRDVLGLTVTDNAMGFLDVALPAGGSVLVYGKPDHTPASFTVLNLVVDDIDTAVDELQARGVVTKLYPDDVLPTDAKGIMRGNGPDIAWFTDPAGNVLSVLVD; this comes from the coding sequence ATGGTCACCTACACGGATGTCTTCAGCGGGTTCTCGGTCGACGACATCGACGCGGCGAGGGCGTTCTACCGGGACGTCCTCGGTCTCACGGTCACCGACAACGCCATGGGATTCCTGGACGTGGCGCTGCCCGCCGGCGGGTCGGTGCTCGTCTACGGGAAGCCTGACCACACACCAGCCTCGTTCACCGTGCTGAACCTCGTGGTCGACGACATCGACACGGCGGTCGACGAGCTGCAGGCCCGCGGTGTGGTGACGAAGCTCTACCCCGACGACGTCCTGCCGACGGATGCGAAGGGGATCATGCGCGGGAACGGCCCGGACATCGCCTGGTTCACCGATCCAGCGGGGAACGTCCTGTCCGTGCTCGTCGACTGA
- a CDS encoding dihydrolipoamide acetyltransferase family protein: protein MKRFSLPDLGEGLTESELVSWRVAVGDHVELNQVIAEVETAKALVELPAPTAGVVTRLHVEPGTTVLVGEALVDFAPDGETAPPPSVPEADRAEVDRPSGAADREPVLVGYGPRTASGERPRRRARSAGDDTPAPAHTAPVPERSRPRATPPVRRLARDLGVDLGTLVGTGVGGRIAREEVERAATGLSGQLPERARGAGAAPAGTPEAPATAADGSVRRPITGVRRRTAEAMVNSAFTAPHVTEFLTVDVTPTMSLLDALARSPRTGDHRVNILTVLAKAVCIAVRRTPAVNASWDEAAGEIVEYGHVGLGIAAATPRGLLVPNIARAEELSLFELADAVADLVRTAREGRTAPAELRGGTITISNVGVFGVDAGTPILNPGEAAIIALGAVRRRPWEFEGQVVLRQVVTLSLSFDHRLIDGEQGSRFLVDLGTMLSDPAMVLTMV, encoded by the coding sequence ATGAAGCGGTTCTCCCTACCCGATCTCGGTGAAGGTCTGACCGAGAGCGAACTCGTGTCCTGGCGCGTCGCCGTCGGCGACCACGTCGAGCTCAACCAGGTGATCGCCGAGGTCGAGACCGCGAAGGCGCTCGTCGAACTGCCCGCGCCGACCGCCGGCGTGGTCACGAGGCTCCACGTCGAACCGGGGACGACGGTCCTCGTCGGCGAAGCGCTCGTCGACTTCGCGCCCGATGGTGAGACCGCTCCGCCCCCGTCGGTCCCCGAGGCCGACCGAGCGGAGGTCGACCGTCCGAGTGGGGCTGCGGACCGCGAGCCGGTCCTCGTCGGCTACGGCCCTCGCACGGCGAGCGGTGAACGGCCACGGCGTCGTGCCCGGTCCGCCGGCGATGACACACCTGCCCCGGCGCACACCGCCCCGGTGCCGGAGCGTTCCCGGCCCCGCGCGACACCGCCGGTCCGGCGACTCGCGCGCGATCTGGGCGTCGACCTCGGAACGCTCGTCGGCACCGGTGTCGGTGGTCGGATCGCGCGTGAGGAGGTCGAGCGCGCTGCGACCGGCCTGAGCGGGCAGCTGCCGGAGCGTGCTCGCGGAGCGGGAGCGGCACCGGCCGGGACCCCAGAGGCGCCGGCCACGGCGGCCGATGGGTCGGTGCGTCGGCCGATCACGGGGGTCAGGCGCCGGACCGCCGAGGCGATGGTGAACAGTGCGTTCACGGCGCCCCACGTCACGGAGTTCCTGACGGTCGACGTGACGCCGACGATGTCCCTGCTGGACGCGCTCGCCCGCTCGCCTCGGACCGGGGACCACCGGGTCAACATCCTGACCGTCCTCGCCAAAGCGGTGTGCATCGCCGTGAGACGCACTCCCGCGGTCAACGCGAGCTGGGACGAGGCTGCCGGGGAGATCGTCGAGTACGGGCACGTCGGACTCGGGATCGCCGCAGCGACGCCGCGGGGGCTCCTCGTCCCGAACATCGCACGGGCCGAGGAGCTCAGCCTGTTCGAACTCGCGGACGCCGTGGCGGACCTCGTGCGCACGGCCCGCGAGGGACGCACCGCCCCGGCGGAACTCCGTGGTGGCACGATCACGATCTCCAACGTCGGCGTCTTCGGCGTCGACGCGGGGACGCCCATCCTCAACCCCGGCGAGGCCGCGATCATCGCGCTCGGAGCCGTGCGCCGCCGCCCGTGGGAGTTCGAGGGGCAAGTGGTGCTCCGGCAGGTCGTGACCCTGTCGCTGTCGTTCGACCATCGGCTCATCGACGGAGAGCAGGGGTCCCGGTTCCTCGTCGACCTCGGGACGATGCTCTCCGATCCGGCGATGGTCCTGACGATGGTGTGA
- a CDS encoding alpha-ketoacid dehydrogenase subunit beta, whose protein sequence is MTTLTLSKAINTGLHHALADDDRVLLLGEDIGRLGGVFRVTDGLQAEFGADRVVDMPLAESAIIGAAIGLAFRGFRPVCEIQFDGFIYPGFDQIVAQLAKLHYRTKGAVRMPVTIRVPYGGGIGAVEHHSESPEAYFAHTAGLRVVTCSDPQDAHTMIRQAIACDDPVLFFEPKRRYWTKGEVLDDLPADPLAFTRARTVRAGTDATLVAYGPLVQTALEAAEAAADEGVDLEVIDLRSLAPLDVDAVAASVEKTGRLVITHEAQRSGGVGAELAASITERCFDLLEEAPVRVTGFDTPYPASALEDHFLPDLDRILDGVDRALGRRSSASAVGRADARPVTGGEGRR, encoded by the coding sequence ATGACCACGCTCACCCTCAGCAAGGCGATCAACACCGGACTGCACCACGCCCTCGCCGATGACGACCGGGTCCTGTTGCTCGGCGAGGACATCGGCCGACTCGGCGGGGTGTTCCGGGTGACCGACGGCCTCCAGGCTGAGTTCGGCGCCGATCGCGTCGTCGACATGCCGCTGGCGGAGTCCGCGATCATCGGAGCGGCGATCGGTCTGGCGTTCCGAGGCTTCCGCCCGGTGTGCGAGATCCAGTTCGACGGGTTCATCTATCCGGGCTTCGACCAGATCGTCGCGCAGTTGGCGAAGCTGCACTACCGGACGAAGGGCGCCGTGCGCATGCCGGTCACCATCCGCGTGCCGTACGGCGGAGGCATAGGCGCCGTCGAGCACCATTCCGAGTCCCCGGAGGCGTACTTCGCGCACACGGCGGGACTGCGCGTGGTGACGTGCTCGGACCCCCAGGACGCGCACACCATGATCCGTCAGGCGATCGCGTGCGACGACCCGGTGCTGTTCTTCGAACCGAAGCGGCGGTACTGGACGAAGGGTGAGGTCCTCGACGACCTCCCCGCCGATCCGCTCGCGTTCACCCGTGCGCGGACCGTTCGCGCCGGCACGGACGCGACGTTGGTCGCCTACGGTCCGCTCGTCCAAACGGCGCTCGAGGCTGCGGAGGCCGCGGCCGACGAGGGTGTCGACCTGGAGGTGATCGACCTCCGATCCCTCGCGCCCTTGGACGTCGACGCGGTCGCCGCCTCGGTCGAGAAGACCGGGCGACTCGTCATCACGCACGAGGCGCAACGCTCCGGAGGGGTCGGAGCCGAGCTGGCGGCCTCGATCACCGAACGCTGCTTCGACCTCCTCGAAGAGGCCCCGGTGCGGGTGACGGGGTTCGACACCCCCTACCCCGCGTCGGCGCTCGAGGACCACTTCCTCCCGGACCTCGACCGGATCCTGGACGGGGTGGATCGGGCGCTGGGGCGTCGGTCCTCGGCCTCCGCTGTGGGCAGGGCCGATGCCCGGCCTGTGACCGGTGGGGAGGGACGGCGATGA
- the pdhA gene encoding pyruvate dehydrogenase (acetyl-transferring) E1 component subunit alpha encodes METHTQFPQDSDERGGDAREPVPVDQGCVQLLDPDGVRQEDALYDLFVADLGHAELLALYEDMVVTRRIDTEATALQRQGEIGLWPPSLGQEAAQVGSARVLRRGDFVFTSYREQAVAYCRGVELDQLMAMWRGTALSGWDPFAVGMATPAVIIGAQTLHATGYAMGCQRDGSDAVAVAYFGDGATSQGDVNEALVLAASFQAPVVFFCQNNQYAISEPVGLQAQRPIADRAPGFGVPSMRVDGNDVLAVTAAMRIAVDRARSGGGPTFIEAVTYRMGPHTTSDDPTRYRDESEVASWRAKDPITRLERLLESEGVLDETARAHVASVADAAAARVRAGCLALPAPHPLSLFDEIYATAHPGLERQREEYRSYLAMFDGGAR; translated from the coding sequence ATGGAGACTCACACCCAATTCCCGCAGGATTCCGACGAGCGGGGCGGTGATGCACGCGAACCGGTCCCGGTCGACCAGGGGTGCGTCCAGCTCCTCGATCCGGACGGCGTCCGTCAGGAGGACGCCCTCTACGACCTCTTCGTCGCCGACCTCGGTCACGCCGAGCTGCTCGCGCTCTACGAGGACATGGTCGTCACGCGTCGCATCGACACGGAGGCGACGGCTCTGCAACGGCAGGGCGAGATCGGTCTGTGGCCACCGTCGCTCGGGCAGGAGGCCGCCCAGGTGGGGTCTGCGCGGGTCCTGCGGCGCGGGGACTTCGTCTTCACGAGCTACCGCGAACAGGCCGTCGCCTACTGCCGGGGCGTCGAACTCGACCAACTGATGGCGATGTGGCGGGGGACCGCGCTGTCGGGCTGGGATCCGTTCGCGGTCGGCATGGCGACGCCGGCGGTCATCATCGGTGCCCAGACGCTCCATGCGACGGGCTATGCGATGGGCTGTCAGCGCGACGGGTCCGACGCGGTGGCCGTGGCCTACTTCGGCGACGGAGCGACGAGTCAGGGCGACGTGAACGAGGCGCTGGTGCTGGCCGCGAGCTTCCAGGCACCCGTGGTCTTCTTCTGCCAGAACAACCAGTACGCGATCTCCGAGCCCGTCGGGCTGCAGGCCCAGCGCCCCATCGCGGACCGGGCACCGGGCTTCGGGGTGCCGAGCATGCGGGTCGACGGCAACGACGTGCTCGCCGTGACGGCGGCGATGCGGATCGCCGTCGACCGCGCACGTTCCGGTGGTGGGCCGACCTTCATCGAGGCCGTCACCTACCGCATGGGGCCGCACACCACCTCGGACGATCCGACGCGGTACCGGGACGAGAGCGAGGTCGCGTCATGGCGTGCGAAGGATCCGATCACCCGTCTCGAGCGTCTGCTGGAGTCCGAAGGGGTCCTCGACGAGACGGCCCGAGCCCACGTCGCGTCCGTCGCCGACGCCGCGGCCGCCCGGGTCCGTGCGGGCTGCCTCGCCTTGCCTGCCCCTCACCCGCTCTCGCTCTTCGACGAGATCTACGCCACCGCCCACCCCGGGCTCGAACGGCAACGCGAGGAGTACCGCTCCTACCTCGCGATGTTCGACGGTGGTGCCCGATGA
- a CDS encoding polyribonucleotide nucleotidyltransferase has protein sequence MEGPEIKFAEAVLDNGKFGKRTVRFEAGRLAQQAQGAIAAYLDEETMLLSATSAGKHPKDNFDFFPLTVDVEERSYAAGKIPGSFFRREGRPSTEAILVCRLIDRPLRPSFVTGLRNEVQIVITVLSIAPGEFYDALAINAASMSTQISGLPFSGPIGAVRLALIPGQAGEADQWVAFPKVDQLEEAVFDIIVAGRIVTDANGNEDVAIMMVEAEATENSWNLIKGGATKPDEAVVAAGLEASKPFLKQLVKAQSELAAQAAKEIAAYPVFLPYTQESYDAVAGLAHDELVNVYQIADKIERQNADDALKDRVKAEITERVEAGSLDAEVLTQFSAAYKSVSKVVMRGRVLREGIRIDGRGLTDIRPLDAEVQVIPRVHGSAIFQRGETQILGVTTLNMLKMEQQIDSLSPVTKKRYLHHYNFPPYSTGETGRVGSPKRREIGHGFLAERALVPVLPSREEFPYAIRQVSEALGSNGSTSMGSVCASTLSLLNAGVPLRAPVAGIAMGLISDVVDGETRYAALTDILGAEDALGDMDFKVAGTSEFVTAIQLDTKLDGIPTSVLTGALQQAKDARTTILSVLNAAIDAPDEMAPTAPRVISVQIPVDKIGELIGPKGKTINSIQDETGADISIEEDGTVYIGAVDGPSAEAARAQVNAIANPTNPEVGEQFLGTVVKIAAFGAFVSLLPGKDGLLHISEVRKLAGGKRVENVEDVLGVGQKILVEITKIDDRGKLSLAPVVADEADTHGSDAASEGPEAPAEG, from the coding sequence GTGGAAGGTCCAGAAATCAAGTTCGCCGAGGCCGTTCTCGACAACGGCAAGTTCGGCAAGCGCACGGTCCGGTTCGAAGCCGGCCGCCTCGCGCAGCAGGCACAGGGCGCGATCGCCGCGTACCTCGACGAGGAGACCATGCTCCTCTCGGCCACCTCGGCCGGAAAGCACCCCAAGGACAACTTCGACTTCTTCCCCCTCACGGTGGACGTCGAGGAGCGCTCCTACGCCGCCGGCAAGATCCCCGGTTCGTTCTTCCGTCGTGAGGGCCGCCCCTCGACCGAGGCGATCCTCGTCTGCCGCCTCATCGACCGGCCGCTGCGCCCGTCGTTCGTCACCGGCCTCCGCAACGAGGTCCAGATCGTCATCACCGTCCTCTCGATCGCTCCGGGTGAGTTCTACGACGCCCTCGCGATCAACGCGGCGTCGATGTCCACCCAGATCTCGGGTCTGCCGTTCTCCGGTCCGATCGGCGCCGTCCGTCTCGCGCTGATCCCCGGCCAGGCCGGCGAGGCCGACCAGTGGGTCGCCTTCCCGAAGGTCGACCAGCTCGAGGAGGCCGTCTTCGACATCATCGTCGCCGGTCGCATCGTGACCGACGCCAACGGCAACGAAGACGTCGCGATCATGATGGTCGAGGCGGAAGCCACCGAGAACAGCTGGAACCTCATCAAGGGCGGCGCCACGAAGCCCGACGAGGCGGTCGTCGCGGCCGGCCTCGAGGCCTCCAAGCCGTTCCTCAAGCAGCTCGTCAAGGCGCAGAGCGAACTCGCCGCTCAGGCGGCCAAGGAGATCGCGGCCTACCCCGTGTTCCTCCCGTACACGCAGGAGAGCTACGACGCCGTCGCCGGTCTCGCACACGACGAACTGGTGAACGTCTACCAGATCGCCGACAAGATCGAGCGCCAGAACGCCGACGACGCCCTCAAGGACCGCGTCAAGGCGGAGATCACCGAGCGCGTCGAGGCCGGTTCGCTCGACGCCGAGGTACTCACCCAGTTCTCGGCGGCCTACAAGTCCGTCTCGAAGGTCGTCATGCGCGGTCGTGTCCTCCGCGAGGGCATCCGCATCGACGGCCGCGGCCTGACCGACATCCGTCCGCTCGACGCCGAGGTGCAGGTCATCCCGCGCGTCCACGGTTCCGCGATCTTCCAGCGCGGCGAGACCCAGATCCTGGGTGTCACCACGCTGAACATGCTCAAGATGGAGCAGCAGATCGACTCGCTGTCGCCCGTCACGAAGAAGCGCTACCTGCACCACTACAACTTCCCGCCCTACTCGACCGGTGAGACCGGCCGGGTCGGTTCGCCGAAGCGTCGCGAGATCGGGCACGGCTTCCTCGCCGAGCGTGCACTCGTGCCGGTGCTGCCGAGCCGCGAGGAGTTCCCCTACGCGATCCGTCAGGTCTCCGAGGCCCTGGGGTCCAACGGTTCGACCTCGATGGGTTCCGTCTGCGCCTCGACCCTGTCGCTGCTGAACGCCGGTGTGCCGCTCCGCGCACCCGTCGCCGGTATCGCCATGGGCCTCATCTCGGACGTCGTCGACGGTGAGACCCGCTACGCGGCGCTCACCGACATCCTCGGCGCCGAAGACGCCCTGGGCGACATGGACTTCAAGGTCGCCGGTACCTCCGAGTTCGTCACGGCCATCCAGCTCGACACGAAGCTCGACGGCATCCCGACCTCGGTCCTGACCGGTGCGCTCCAGCAGGCAAAGGACGCCCGCACGACGATCCTCTCCGTGCTGAACGCGGCGATCGACGCTCCCGACGAGATGGCGCCGACCGCGCCTCGCGTCATCAGCGTCCAGATCCCCGTCGACAAGATCGGCGAGCTGATCGGCCCGAAGGGCAAGACGATCAACTCGATCCAGGACGAGACCGGCGCCGACATCTCCATCGAGGAGGACGGCACCGTCTACATCGGCGCCGTCGACGGTCCGTCGGCCGAGGCCGCTCGTGCCCAGGTCAACGCGATCGCGAACCCCACCAACCCGGAGGTCGGCGAGCAGTTCCTCGGAACCGTCGTCAAGATCGCCGCGTTCGGCGCGTTCGTCTCGCTGCTCCCGGGCAAGGACGGCCTGCTGCACATCTCCGAGGTCCGCAAGCTCGCCGGTGGCAAGCGTGTGGAGAACGTCGAAGACGTGCTCGGCGTCGGCCAGAAGATCCTCGTCGAGATCACGAAGATCGACGACCGCGGCAAGCTCTCGCTCGCTCCGGTCGTCGCCGATGAGGCCGACACGCACGGCAGCGACGCTGCCAGCGAGGGCCCTGAGGCCCCGGCCGAAGGCTAG
- a CDS encoding FUSC family protein, giving the protein MAERGLKTSLISFAPSPKRWPAALTAAIAMAVPVAVATFFGLTPLGLLTGLGAFTALYCAPLSRRDRLRVLPLIGAGLVTAAALGVAMSGSRPLTAIGLIVVGSVVIWLVQGIVLGPPGALFFILVFGIAGHLTAPVPIGGAGLDGGLVILLVAAGSAFASLVVVAPLLVPAIRRGAGKPTPMRVLFPEYRLSATDRRIATRLTVALAISATLGAVLGLGHGYWIAGSAVAILSVGHSRTLSATRGVHRVLGTVVGAGIFLAVASLQPHGYILALVLAALQFTIELVVIRHYALALVFITPLVLIISTSSSTQPVLAIVGERVLDTLLGAAVAMVLLLVSWGRDRRRAASPDAPGTPPIT; this is encoded by the coding sequence ATGGCTGAACGCGGTCTGAAGACCTCGCTGATCAGCTTCGCGCCATCGCCCAAGCGCTGGCCGGCAGCCCTCACGGCTGCGATCGCGATGGCCGTGCCGGTCGCGGTCGCGACGTTCTTCGGACTCACGCCGCTCGGCCTGCTCACCGGCCTCGGGGCGTTCACCGCGCTCTACTGCGCGCCGCTCAGCCGCCGGGACCGTCTGCGGGTGCTGCCGCTCATCGGAGCAGGACTCGTCACGGCCGCGGCGCTGGGTGTCGCGATGTCGGGTTCTCGGCCGCTGACCGCGATCGGCCTCATCGTCGTCGGGTCGGTGGTGATCTGGCTGGTGCAGGGCATCGTCCTCGGCCCTCCGGGCGCGCTGTTCTTCATCCTCGTGTTCGGCATCGCCGGCCACCTGACCGCGCCCGTCCCGATCGGCGGCGCCGGGCTCGACGGCGGACTGGTCATCCTGCTCGTGGCGGCCGGTTCCGCCTTCGCCTCGCTGGTGGTCGTCGCGCCGTTGCTCGTGCCGGCCATCCGCCGCGGCGCGGGGAAGCCGACGCCGATGCGCGTGCTGTTCCCCGAGTACCGGCTGAGCGCGACCGACCGCCGGATCGCGACCCGCCTCACGGTCGCGCTCGCGATCAGTGCGACCCTCGGAGCGGTCCTCGGCCTCGGTCACGGGTACTGGATCGCGGGGTCCGCCGTCGCGATCCTCAGCGTCGGGCACTCGCGCACCCTGAGCGCGACACGCGGCGTGCACCGCGTGCTCGGGACGGTCGTCGGCGCCGGGATCTTCCTCGCCGTGGCCTCGCTCCAGCCGCACGGCTACATCCTCGCGCTCGTGCTCGCCGCCCTGCAGTTCACGATCGAGCTCGTCGTCATCCGGCACTACGCGTTGGCGCTCGTCTTCATCACGCCGCTCGTGCTCATCATCAGCACGTCCTCGTCGACGCAACCGGTGCTCGCGATCGTGGGAGAGCGCGTGCTCGACACCCTCCTCGGAGCGGCCGTCGCGATGGTCCTCCTGCTCGTGTCGTGGGGACGTGACCGTCGGCGCGCGGCGTCTCCCGACGCTCCTGGCACCCCGCCCATCACCTGA
- a CDS encoding acyltransferase family protein: MTHPAPAAARPKQRVPFWDNARFACITLVVMGHAIQRLTSESDPALVVYLFLYAFHMPAFAIISGYFSKSAPPGRRQMRRVITDILLPYLIMEGIWSLVQFLVEGKRAFNPTQPSWTLWFLLALGIFRLVLPYLALLRWPLLWSVVISIGVGYLDNVDSTFSLSRALGILPFFVLGWQINRWRLVDRWRLVRTRAWWIRIAAAAVLIVWAVVLVVGIDLWRRIDLRYWFFYDRGYTALGNEDGTGGLVRLAAILLAVVLTAAFFVLVPRGQSWITRYGQSTMYVYLLHSFVLYPLRESGVLSDTGNPELVLLGLLVLSVLIVIVLSSGPVRRITRPLIEPRAAFIFSRKRAFDPEPPRSDPTGSRRDVTR, translated from the coding sequence TTGACGCATCCCGCGCCGGCAGCCGCTCGCCCGAAGCAGCGGGTCCCGTTCTGGGACAACGCCCGTTTCGCGTGCATCACGCTCGTGGTCATGGGCCATGCGATCCAGCGCCTGACCTCCGAGTCCGACCCCGCGCTCGTCGTGTACCTGTTCCTCTACGCCTTCCACATGCCGGCGTTCGCGATCATCAGCGGGTACTTCTCGAAGTCGGCCCCTCCCGGACGACGACAGATGCGTCGGGTGATCACGGACATCCTCCTGCCCTACCTGATCATGGAGGGGATCTGGTCCCTCGTGCAGTTCCTCGTCGAGGGCAAGCGCGCGTTCAACCCGACCCAACCGTCGTGGACCCTCTGGTTCCTCCTCGCGCTCGGCATCTTCCGCCTCGTCCTGCCCTATCTCGCGCTCCTGCGCTGGCCATTGCTCTGGAGCGTCGTGATCTCGATCGGCGTCGGTTACCTCGACAACGTCGACAGCACGTTCTCACTCTCGCGCGCACTCGGGATCCTCCCGTTCTTCGTGCTCGGGTGGCAGATCAACCGCTGGCGGCTCGTGGACCGCTGGCGTCTCGTCCGCACGAGGGCCTGGTGGATCCGGATCGCCGCCGCCGCCGTCCTCATCGTGTGGGCGGTCGTCCTCGTCGTCGGGATCGACCTGTGGCGGCGCATCGACCTGCGCTACTGGTTCTTCTACGACCGGGGGTACACCGCGCTCGGCAACGAGGACGGGACGGGCGGCCTGGTGCGACTCGCGGCGATCCTGCTGGCCGTCGTCCTCACCGCGGCGTTCTTCGTGCTCGTCCCCCGCGGCCAGTCGTGGATCACCCGGTATGGCCAGTCGACGATGTACGTCTACCTGCTGCACTCCTTCGTGCTCTACCCCCTGCGTGAGTCGGGCGTCCTCTCCGACACGGGCAACCCGGAGCTCGTGCTCCTCGGCCTGCTGGTGCTGTCGGTCCTGATCGTCATCGTGCTCTCCAGCGGACCCGTGCGGCGCATCACGAGACCGCTCATCGAACCCCGGGCGGCGTTCATCTTCAGCCGCAAGCGGGCCTTCGACCCGGAGCCCCCTCGGAGCGACCCGACCGGGTCGCGCCGCGACGTCACGAGGTGA
- a CDS encoding NADP-dependent oxidoreductase, which produces MARFVRFDRFGGPEVFHLVEGDIPVPGHDEVRVRVLVAGLNPVDHKLAASPEALASFGRDVPSGNGNDFAGVVDGVGSGVQGFATGDHVYGGHRFHAQADFLIAPAGILHHVPDGLTIEQAGALDIAGRAAIASVAAVGVQQPDTVLVSAAAGGVGVLAAQLARRTGAVVLGTAGAANQEFLRGLGIIPVQYGDGLRERVLEAAPGGITAVIDTHGRSTLELARDLGVAPERVNTIADRPFAAEHGFRGVGGQDATLDELAALGESIARGEIVLPIDSVWPIERVVDAYRHLIDGHVRGKVVLVTS; this is translated from the coding sequence ATGGCGAGGTTCGTGCGGTTCGACCGGTTCGGTGGTCCCGAGGTGTTCCACCTCGTCGAGGGCGACATCCCGGTGCCCGGCCACGACGAGGTCCGAGTCCGTGTCCTCGTCGCAGGGCTCAACCCCGTCGACCACAAGCTCGCGGCATCACCCGAAGCGCTCGCCTCCTTCGGCCGGGACGTCCCGAGCGGGAACGGCAACGACTTCGCCGGGGTGGTGGACGGCGTGGGGAGCGGCGTCCAGGGATTCGCGACGGGCGACCACGTCTACGGCGGACACCGCTTCCACGCCCAGGCGGACTTCCTCATCGCTCCGGCCGGCATCCTCCATCATGTGCCGGACGGTCTCACCATCGAGCAGGCCGGCGCCCTCGACATCGCGGGACGCGCGGCCATCGCGTCGGTCGCCGCCGTCGGCGTCCAGCAGCCGGACACGGTGCTCGTGAGTGCTGCGGCCGGCGGGGTCGGCGTGCTCGCGGCACAGCTCGCCAGGCGGACGGGCGCGGTCGTGCTCGGCACCGCCGGCGCGGCCAATCAGGAGTTCCTCCGCGGTCTCGGCATCATCCCCGTCCAGTACGGCGACGGGCTACGCGAGCGTGTCCTCGAGGCGGCCCCTGGCGGGATCACCGCCGTCATCGACACGCACGGCCGGTCGACCCTCGAGCTGGCGCGCGACCTCGGCGTCGCGCCGGAGCGGGTCAACACGATCGCGGACCGGCCCTTCGCCGCCGAGCACGGGTTCCGCGGCGTCGGTGGACAGGACGCGACGCTCGACGAGCTGGCAGCGCTCGGCGAGTCGATCGCGCGGGGTGAGATCGTCCTCCCCATCGACAGCGTGTGGCCCATCGAGCGGGTCGTCGACGCCTACCGCCACCTCATCGACGGTCACGTCCGTGGGAAGGTCGTCCTCGTCACCTCGTGA